A region of the Festucalex cinctus isolate MCC-2025b chromosome 8, RoL_Fcin_1.0, whole genome shotgun sequence genome:
CCATGATGCAATTACATTGCTGTTTTCCTTAGACTGCAGCGACATACTCTCCACCATCAAGGCCATGAAGATCTTGAAGCGAGTCGGAGGTTCCAAGGGAATGTGGACCCGAGACACCGGTGGCGGCTCGGGGAAGGTTTTCGTCTTTAATGGAACCGATGAAGACACCATCTTCGAATTTTCCACTGTGCAAGATTTTACACGTTCGCAAGGCTTGTCTAACTCCAGGCAGCTGAAGCTTCCCTCCAACTGGCGAGGAACGGGACACATTGTCTACAATAATCACGCCTATCTCGTCATTCAGGCGGATGAGTTGACGGTGGTCAAATATGACTTGAGGAACAAGTCTGTGACAGATAGCGTGATGTTCCCAGACCAGGACTACATCCCAGTGTACAGTCTAAGCCCTGAAACAGTGATGGACCTGGCTGTGGATGAAGAAGGCCTGTGGGCCATTTACTCAACACGTCAGAACGAGCAGCACATCTCTCTGGCTAAAATAGATGCCGGCTCGCTGGGCATCGAGCAGACGTGGGACACGAGCTGCCCGAGACACAACGCAGAAGCGGCCTTCGTCATCTGCGGCACGCTCTACGTGGTCTACAACTCGGAGCAGCCCGGCCGCTCCCACATCCAGTGCGTGTTCGACGTCAACGACATGGTGAGCAATGACGACGCGCCGCTGGTTTACTTCCCCAAACGTTACGGAGCGCACGCCAGTCTCAAGTACAACCCGCTGGAGCAGCTGCTTTATGCCTGGGATGATGGCTACCAGATTCTCTACAAACTTGTCATGAAAAAGAAATTTGAGGTTTAGCATCAAACAAAATCCTCAACCCACATTGTGGTAGCTAAGAAGTAGTTTTGGCCACATGGCATCGTGAGAGCCGTGCGGCCAGATTGGACTTCATACACCTTTTGTACGATTGTCTGTTAAATGTCTCACTACACACTTTGTTCATGAAAGTGACTATTTCTTCACATTGTGACTTAACTGCTGACAACCTTCTGTCCAGAGGGATCTTGTACTTATTACCGTACTTTACTTGGCCTTTAGTATTCTTTGACATTTCTGTCAACTTCTGTcatgattttgatttatttgctTTCCCTAAAGCAGAGCAACACTAAATATCTGCGGGCATTGTCAAATTTCCTGCTGGTTTCCACTAAGCTCTTACATGAGCAGTGCTCTGTCCTGATACATTTTTGCCTGGTTGTGATTATAGCTCATAAAAGGCAAAGCCAACTCAGCCTGATGAAGATATAGTTTACTTAATCTAGTTATAATGAAATACAAACATGGATGTAATCCCCCCCAAGTTAGTGTATGTGTGTTCCATGTAATCAAATGTGACAGCAGTGGGTCAAACCATAGCAAACATATTGAGTATTTGCTAGCTGGCTAGCACTGTTGTGTTTCCCTCTTTGCACTGTGGAGTTCTGTGAACCAAGTCTGATCAGGTttagtttttcacaaaataaaaagtgccaACTTTTCAGACTATTTGGTTATTAATCCGCATTACTTACAATTCTGTACTAGTTCAAAACATGAATACAAATtactgaattgtattttttttcttgaaaaaaaaaatcactgtttgGCCCCATTAGTGAAGGCTATGTTTAATTCTTGTTAGAGGTTTTAACACTACAGACACCCCATCATACTGAACTAGTTACGCAAAACCATTGAAgtgtgagatttttttcccctttagccGTATGGTGCTTCAGATGAACTAGTACTGTGGAAGACAGCAGAagtctatcatttttttttatgtatcatTCAAGTAACCCACTTTAAATAAGGTAAATGTTCACACATGTATGATTCTTTTAGACTTGCATGGACATTTTCAAAGGTTTAGTATCACATTACTTGAATTGAATGTTATGTCTCCTTGGAAGGTTTCACTTTTTTGAGTTGCAACTATGATCTCCATCCAACAAGACaagcatgggggaaaaaaaaagaaaaaaagttggacAAAAGAGCAGACGAAGAAAATATTGACTTGATCCCAACAGTTATataaacacttttatttttctcaaCTGTCAAAAAGCAGTAGCCATAAAAAGGGCTCATAAAGGGCGGGTAAAAAATAGTGTATGAAAGATGTGACAGAAACACTAGACTGTAAAATCTGAAAATAAGGCAAACATTGCAATAATATGTACAAATATGAGAAATATTTAAGATTTTCACTTTCGGTGAATTTCGACGGCAGGAAAATTGAATGACCAACAAAAGTTCAGATTTGCACTATCCCAAAACTTGTACGATCAATTTCTAAATTCTAAAATTTGGACACCCTAAAGCCAAAACgggaatataaaacaaaacaggtgTTTGGGCACAAAACTACATTATGTCTATGAAGACCTACATAGGTTAGAGGTTGACAACATTGAGCCTGACAATCTTAGAGGATGACAACATGTCGCTAAACAGTGGCAGGTACAGATAAATATTGAACAGAACAATCTTAGGTCTAAAGAACAGACAAGAAACAGCTCAAACAATTGGTTTTAAAGTATCAAATCACCTTCAAAAGGATCCAACTCATTCATTTTTCCATACTGAACCTGAAGTAAGGTCACTTAGAGCTTATTGTCATGAAAAGAACCTACTTTTTTATGAAGTTTTGTACAATTCAGAGTCTCAGATGAGGAAGGGGCATGGTGACATCACGGAAGAAGCGATGGACAAGCGCATTCTTGGCTGATAACCTTTTGTTTGGATCGTAGTGCAGCATTTCCTAAAAGACAAGCGGAATCATAATATACATACAAGGTTGCTGCTGTAGTGAAATGAGCCATACTAAGAAATATACTCACTCGTAGCAGATCTCGTCCATCCTCATCCAGGAGAGGAACCACTTTGGATAGATCCTGGCGGGCCCAGTTGGGGAACGACGGTTTGTAGTCCGGCATGGAGGTGACTCCCGGCCACGTGGCCTCGTCGGGGGTGCCAAGGGTGCGGAAGATGCGGAAGAGCTGGTCTATCTCAGAGTCGCCGGGGAACAGGGCCCTCCTTGTGATCTGAGAAAGAAGGGATTTCACTGAGTGTTGTAAAGTGCGAAGATTTAGATTTAGTGGAAGTTTAGTATACACAAGAAAGTCTGCGCAAGTGGAAATCATCGACTTAAGTTCTGCCATGCCGCAGAGAGTGGCACCGGTCAAGGCCATGGGGATTGAGACAGCAGACATTTATGAAGGCTTAGTTTAATGACAGTAGCGGAAAAACAAAGTAAGGGTCATCTCGGAAAATCCTCAACTGGATTGAGAAGATTAGCATTATTTTCAGAGCCAGAAATTACAGCACTTGGAAAagccaaacaaaatggaaaaaggagATATTCCACTTTGTCCAGGCTACAAATGCTACAAAAGTGCTCAACTACTCCCAAGAAAAAAATAGCTGGTTTTGCTCATGATGTAAGCTCATATACTGTAGCTCAAATTCAAAATATAGTAAGAATTGATGCAACTTGTCCAATGTCTTTGAAAGAATATCCAGTGGTTTCCCCCTCCTAGATCTGTTCAGGAAGCGTTCATGGACGAGCAATCATAACTGTCAAACTTGTTCAATATTTAAGATTACAAACCCTTGCTGGTGGTCAATACAGTAAACAGAACGACAgctaatcaggaaaaaaaactgcttaACAGATAAGCTAAACAGCTAATAGCTTTAGCTTCTTGTATTTCTTCTTTTAccacaactttcttcttctgtgtgttttttggcAGTCTGGATGCCCTGTGTTAATACTAAGCTGCCTCTCATAGGTCGTGACTGTCAGTGAAAATATTGTTAAATGGTTCTGTGCTGGTCAGTACGCAACAGTCTATTAGAGCAGAAAGCACACAACCAATTTTCTTATTTGTGGAGGCCCTCAGAGtcagccaaaaataaaaaaaataaataaaaaaataagtaccTGAATTAAAATAATCTGTGATGTTTTTTTAGGCCACAAATTTAACTGACAGAGCTCCAGATGTTTGCACTGAGTAATTCCCTTTATTTTGCCTTATCCCATCCTATCGACAGAAATCTTAACGATCAGTTAATTATGTCCATCCCTAATGGTGacgagggatgtaacaatatccaagtatcacgatacgatattatcaagatatgaagctcacgatacgataattatcacaatattgtgggtaggttggcgatatttaaaaaaagatcacaatgttgtacaaaaaaaatgagctcatactaaaaataaaaataaaaataaatattgtgcttttgtacataacagcaacatATATAACAAACAACCTCCAATAACAACCtccaataacacttaatattgaggcacttacctaATGTAAGCACTCATTGAGgtcttccacatattgactcgcttcacaagcatattgcaatccccttcatctgacaattagtgattttaaatatagaagggataaaacatccctaatgaaaattaaactgcactaaagccaccagatggtgctagaactgcacaaatggaaatcaacctgacttttttaacaaatgtgtggtTTTTAgagattgtgaacatgacgacaacgatattgtggcagttttaatatcacgatattgccattatcgttacatccctaatggcgATCATTACCATTTCAGCGAAGATGCAGCCCAGACTCCAAATGTCGACAGCCGTGGAGTAAAACTTGCAGCCCAGGAGGATTTCAGGTGCTCTGTACCACAGTGTCACCACCTGACATGAAGACAGCAGACTTTATAATAAGAAaacctgaagaaaaaaacaaaaaacaaaaacagctctAGATCGGAATGGGGGAGGAGGGGAGGGTCACCTCCACTGATAGAGGACCGCACTCCCTCATTTAcctcgtgtgtgtatgtgcgcacCGGGACGCCAAACGCTCTGGCCAGGCCAAAGTCAGCCAGCTTGATCTCACCCTGAGCGTTGATGAGCAGGTTCTGAGGCTTAAGGTCTCGATGAAGAACCCTGTGGGAGTGGCAGAACGCCAAGCCTTGCAGCAGCTGGAAGAGATAACTCTACAAACAAAGGAAATCTCAGTTAATCTGTGTTAACTCATATCCAGGACAGTAAATAAATCCACGAGAGGCCAATGGACAAAATGTCTACCTTAATCAAAGCGAGTGGGATACCAGTGACTGTAGAAGAATCCATAAACTTCTTTAGATCCTGGTTGAGGAACTCAAAGACGAGGTACAGCTTGTTCTCCGTGTGGATGACATCATGCAACCTTAAAAGCATCACAagattttaattttggaaataaGAAAACAATATTGCGTGCAGCAGTTGGTGCTTACTTGACAATATTTGGGTGACTGAGTTCTTTGAGGAGGGAAATCTCCCGGATGGCAGTGCTTGGAACACCCTCTGTTTCCCTGAGTGGAAAGAAATATCAGGTGTGCCACAGATTTTAATTTGACTGAAAACACTAATTTAGTACAAATAATGTAGCcttgttcatctatctatgaCAGCGACATATattgacaggcagaacaatgaaATTATCATCCACAAGATGGCAGACGTTACACAATTAAGTTGCATATGCACCTGCTTTTGTTCATACAATAGGATAAAGTCATGGCATGCTGAGTACCGGTAAGGAAATTTGTTAGTAAATGAGCCAAGATAATGATTTCAACATAACATGCAGTatat
Encoded here:
- the olfml3b gene encoding LOW QUALITY PROTEIN: olfactomedin-like protein 3A (The sequence of the model RefSeq protein was modified relative to this genomic sequence to represent the inferred CDS: inserted 2 bases in 1 codon); translated protein: MFLAPPIQLSWTFQPTSGEPPAPPHTRQSNGSRRXDKMRGLVVFISAVCLAGAQHQALIDYLERRLLAIEDRISLWHEQATRYASELRELKQHMVSQLENLDKEKETLRVSLDSMGTRVDRVERELDYLETQNGAQPCVDVDDKLIEQQVTQVQEKQRRKYFQLTDCSDILSTIKAMKILKRVGGSKGMWTRDTGGGSGKVFVFNGTDEDTIFEFSTVQDFTRSQGLSNSRQLKLPSNWRGTGHIVYNNHAYLVIQADELTVVKYDLRNKSVTDSVMFPDQDYIPVYSLSPETVMDLAVDEEGLWAIYSTRQNEQHISLAKIDAGSLGIEQTWDTSCPRHNAEAAFVICGTLYVVYNSEQPGRSHIQCVFDVNDMVSNDDAPLVYFPKRYGAHASLKYNPLEQLLYAWDDGYQILYKLVMKKKFEV
- the cdk2 gene encoding cyclin-dependent kinase 2 codes for the protein MESFQKVEKIGEGTYGVVYKAKNKDTGETVALKKIRLDTETEGVPSTAIREISLLKELSHPNIVKLHDVIHTENKLYLVFEFLNQDLKKFMDSSTVTGIPLALIKSYLFQLLQGLAFCHSHRVLHRDLKPQNLLINAQGEIKLADFGLARAFGVPVRTYTHEVVTLWYRAPEILLGCKFYSTAVDIWSLGCIFAEMITRRALFPGDSEIDQLFRIFRTLGTPDEATWPGVTSMPDYKPSFPNWARQDLSKVVPLLDEDGRDLLREMLHYDPNKRLSAKNALVHRFFRDVTMPLPHLRL